In the genome of Actinomycetes bacterium, the window GCCAGGTCGCGCCACCGGCCACGGCCGCCCGCGCGCAGGGGACCAGCCCGTGGCCGTAGCCGTCGGCCTTGACGACGGCGAGCACATCCGCGGAGGTCCGCGACCGCAGCGCGGCGACGTTGTCGCGCACGGCGCCGAGGTCGACCAAGGCCTGCGCGTGGCTGCGGCCGGGTGCGGCGGGGGTCACCGGGCCAGTCTGCCAAGCGCGGCCGGCAGGGCCGCGAGCACGTCGGTCGCCGAGACCGGCGCGCCGCCGTCGTGGGCCAGCCGGCCGGCCAGGCCGTGCACCCACGCGGCGACCGACCCGGCGTCGAAGGGGTCGAGGCCGCCGGCCAGCAGCGCACCGGCGAGCCCGGCGAGGACGTCCCCGGAGCCGGCGGTCGCGAGTGCCGCGGTGCCGGTCGGGTTGACCCGCACCCGGCCGTCTGGCCGGGCGACGACGGTGGTCGAGCCCTTGAGCAGGACGACGGCGTCGAGCTCGCGGGCGGCCGCCCGGGCGTGGTGCAGCCGCCGCGCCTCGACGTCGTCGCGGTCCGCGCCGACCAGCCGGGCCAGCTCGCCGGCGTGCGGCGTCAGCAGGAGGGGTGCGTCGTCGTGGCGCACCAGCTCGGGCACGGCGGCGATCGCGTCGGCGTCCACGACCACCGGCACGCCGTCGCCGAGCGCATCGGCCAGCCGGTCGCCGGCGTCCCCGCCGCCGCCGGACCCCACGGTCCATGCCTGCACCCGGCCGGCGCCGACGACGACCTCCGGCCAGGCCCCGCGCACCAGCCCGGCCGGCTCGTCCGCCCCGACGTACCGCACCATGCCGGCACCGCCCCGGACGGCGCCGCCGGTGCACAGGACGGCGGCACCGGTGTACTGCGCCGAGCCGGCCGCGACGCCGACGACGCCGCGGCGGTACTTGTCCGACTCGCGCGACGGTCTCGGCAGGAGGTGCCGGACGTCCTCGGCCTGCAGCAGCTCGACGTCGGCCGGCGGGAGGTCCAGCCCGATGTCGACCAGTTCGACCGCGCCGGCCAGCCCGGCGCCCGGGTCGACGACCAGGCCAGGCTTGAGGCTGCCGAACGTGACGGTGACGTCCGCGCGGACGGCGACGCCCTCGACCTGGCCGGTCGACGCGTCGACCCCGCTCGGGACGTCGACCGCGACCACGGTGGCGTCGTCGGGCAGCGCGGCGACCAGCTCGGCCGCCGCTCCGCGCAGGCCGCCGCGGCCACCGATGCCGAGGATGCCGTCGACGATCAGGTCCGTGCCGTCGGGGACTGCGGTCGCTGTCGAGTCCCCGGTCGGCCGCACCCGACCGCCCGCCCGGCGCAGCGCGGCCAGGCCGCCCTCGTGCGCACGGTCGGCGAGGAGCAGCGCCTCGACCCGGGCTCCGCGCGCGGCCAGCCAGGCCCCGGCGTGCAGCGCGTCGCCGCCGTTGTTGCCGCTGCCGACGAGCAGCACGACCCGCGAGCCGTAGACGCGGGGCAGCAGGTCCGCGCAGACGGTGGCGAGCCCGGTCGACGCGCGCTGCATGAGCGCGCCGTCGGGCAGGGCGTCGAGCAGCACCTGCTCGGCGGCGACGACCGTGTCGACGTCGTGGGCGACGCGCACGTCAGTCCTCCACCATGACGACAGCCGAGGCGATGCCCGCGTCGTGGCTGAGGGAGACGTGCGTACGTCGCACGCCGAGCTCATTCGCGCGTCGCTGCACGGTGCCCTGCATCGTCAGGTGCGGCCGGCCGTCGTCACCCCGGTGGACCTCCGCGTC includes:
- a CDS encoding NAD(P)H-hydrate dehydratase, with the translated sequence MRVAHDVDTVVAAEQVLLDALPDGALMQRASTGLATVCADLLPRVYGSRVVLLVGSGNNGGDALHAGAWLAARGARVEALLLADRAHEGGLAALRRAGGRVRPTGDSTATAVPDGTDLIVDGILGIGGRGGLRGAAAELVAALPDDATVVAVDVPSGVDASTGQVEGVAVRADVTVTFGSLKPGLVVDPGAGLAGAVELVDIGLDLPPADVELLQAEDVRHLLPRPSRESDKYRRGVVGVAAGSAQYTGAAVLCTGGAVRGGAGMVRYVGADEPAGLVRGAWPEVVVGAGRVQAWTVGSGGGGDAGDRLADALGDGVPVVVDADAIAAVPELVRHDDAPLLLTPHAGELARLVGADRDDVEARRLHHARAAARELDAVVLLKGSTTVVARPDGRVRVNPTGTAALATAGSGDVLAGLAGALLAGGLDPFDAGSVAAWVHGLAGRLAHDGGAPVSATDVLAALPAALGRLAR